One genomic window of Elusimicrobiota bacterium includes the following:
- a CDS encoding prolipoprotein diacylglyceryl transferase — protein sequence MYPVLSLEAFHTRTYGVILVVAFLCAQYIFKRRMVGLRFSPGTAEGAFWFWVPGGLIGAWLLNILAKTIETLNIFSLGTGGLTF from the coding sequence GTGTATCCTGTCTTATCTCTTGAGGCCTTCCATACGCGTACCTATGGCGTTATATTGGTCGTTGCTTTTTTATGCGCCCAGTATATTTTCAAAAGGCGCATGGTTGGATTAAGATTCTCTCCAGGCACGGCGGAAGGCGCCTTTTGGTTCTGGGTTCCCGGAGGCTTGATCGGCGCCTGGCTTTTAAATATTTTAGCTAAGACCATAGAAACCCTGAATATTTTTTCTTTAGGGACGGGAGGGTTGACTTTTTT